The Malus domestica chromosome 13, GDT2T_hap1 genome includes a window with the following:
- the LOC139190897 gene encoding uncharacterized protein — protein MILDCFKKSLTNKKGKWPDELPRCLWAYRTTKRQATDKTLFSLAFGSEAIIYPNVIKPSITALLLSIKQNSKEMATSLDLVEDKCEQTITCIAAYQQQLISNYNKRAKIRQFQPEYLVLRKTFMTACREDSKKMDLIWEGPYKINIVGGKSNYTLSTMKR, from the coding sequence atgatcctcgattgcttcaagaaatccctcaccaacaagaagggaaaatggccagatgaactccctcgatgtctatgggcatatcgcaccaccaaaagacaagCAACCGATAAGActcttttctctttggcatttggctcaGAAGCAATCATTTATCCCAATGTCATCAAGCCAAGTATCACTGCTCTATTACTAAGCATTAAGCAGAACAGTAAGGAGATGGCTacaagcttagatctggtaGAGGACAAGTGCGAGCAGACCATCACCtgcatcgcagcctaccagcaaCAACTCATTTccaactacaacaaaagggccaagatccgacaGTTCCAGCCCGAatatctagtcctaagaaaaaccTTTATGACTGCCTGCAGAGAAgactccaaaaagatggatctcattTGGGAAGGTCCATACAAGATCAACATagtaggcggcaagagtaattacaccctctccaccatgaaacgataa